The Ovis aries strain OAR_USU_Benz2616 breed Rambouillet chromosome 2, ARS-UI_Ramb_v3.0, whole genome shotgun sequence nucleotide sequence ccgcagttcaaaagcataaattctctggtgctcagccttctttatggtccaactttcacatccatacatgactactggaaaaaccatagctttgactagatggacctttgttggtaaaataatgtctctgctttttaatatgctgtctaggttggtcatagcttttcttccaaggagcaagcatcttttaatttcatggctgcaatcaccatctgcagtgattttggagcccaagaaaataaagtgtcaatgtttccactgtttccccatctatttgtcatgaagtgataggaccagatgccatgatcttagttttctgaatgttgagttttaagccaactttttcattctctttcactttcttcaagaggctctttagttcctcttcactttctgccatagggtggtgtgatctgcatatctgaggttattgatatttctaccggtaattttgattccagcatgtgcttcatctagcccagcatttctcatgatgtactctctatataagttaaataagcaaggtgatcaTAAACAGCCTTGGAgtagtactcctttcctgatttggaaccagtctgttgttccatgtccagttctaactgttgcttcttgacctgcatacaggtttctcaggaggcaggtaaggtggtctggtatttccatctgttgaagaattttccacagtttgttgtgacccacacagtcaaaggctttggcatagtcaataaagcagaagtagatgtttttctggaactctgttgctttttcgatgatctaaccgatgttggcaatttgatctctggttcttttgccttttctaaatccagcttgaacatctggaagttttcagttcatgtactgttgaagcctgacttggagaatttaaagcattactttgctagcgtgtgagatgagtgtaattgagcagtagtttgaacagtctttggcattgcctttctttgggattggaatgaaaactgaccttttccagtcctgtagccactgctgaattttccaaatgttttggcatattgagtgcagcactttcacagcatcttcttttaggatttgaaataactcaactggaattccctgatatctcagttggtaaagaatccacctgcaatgcaggagaccccaagtCTATCCGTGAATCCTGAacatctccctggagaagggataggctacacgctccagtattcttgggcttcctttgtggctcagctggtaaagaatccacctgcagttcaggagacctgggttcaatccctgggttgagaagattgcctggaaaagtgaagggctacccactccagtattctggcctggaaaattccatagattgtttagtccatggggtcacaaagaattgaacatgagtgagcgactttcacttttcaactggaattccatcacctccactagctttgttcatagcgatgcttcttAAGACActcttgacttcccattccaggatgtctggctctaggttagtaaTCACGCcgttatggttatctgggtcagtaagatcttttttgtatagttcttctgtgtattcttgccacctcttcttaatatcttctgcctctgttaggtccatactgtttctgtcctttattgtgcccatctttgcatgaaatgttcccttggtatctctaattttcttgaagagatctctagtctttttatCTGGAATAGATACAAAATGCCTCAAGGCTGTGAGAATTTCGCCTAGACCCTTTCCCATAACATGCATCCTGGGATGACATCAGCACAAGATTAGCTAGAAGGAACAGGTTAATCCAGAGCTCAAGGCTGTGGAAGTTTTACCCAGGCCTTCTTCCATAGCATTCACCCAAAGCTCAAAAAAAGACATGTCCTTGAACAAGAGAAACTGCTGCCTGTGAGGCCTACTAATCTAAGTAAggcaaaagaatgtgaaaaagaaacaatgttTACCTTCTCCTTCTTGGACACCTTGTCAACCTGCCTAAGTTAACTCTCTCTTGTCCAGGGATGAAGGATAGACCAAGATAAGGAAGCATGGCAAAAGGTAATTGCCTGGGGTTATTAACTCATCTTTCCATTtaagagtcagttcagtttattctctttgcgaccccatgaattgcagcacaccaggcctccctgtccatgaccaactcccagagttcattcaaactcacgtccatcgagtcagtgatgccatcccgccatctcatcccttctcctcttgcccccagtacctcccagcatcagagtcttttccagtgagtcaactcttcacatgaagtggtcaaagtattggagcttcagcctcagcatcagtccttccaaagaacacccaggactgatctcttttagaatggactggttggatctccttgcagtcaagggactctcaagagtcttctccaacaccacagttcaaaagcatcaattcttcggtgctcagctttcttcacagtccaactctcacatccatacaccaTCCACTAATTCCAGTTTTATTTCCATAAGCAGTTTGGTATGGGCATTCTTATAgttgcttttctgtttattttcatacaaataaatTTGTCTATGATTAGTTTTGCTCTATCATTTTTACATGTATCTATtgatcaagttttttttttaaataatttgtggaAAAATTACTGTGAAAATATTTCATGCTTACTAAGTCATTGTATGACTACCATAGTTTTAGATAATTATTCCTGTTGCTAACaattactattatatttttttgtcatttctatttttctcactTGCCTTTTCTATACTCAGTATTCTGTGGGATGGTTTGCAATTTTAAGATATTTGATAtgaattaaaaatgtttctataatacatatttttgttacataaattacaaatattttctcccagttacttttttaaaataactttcatttttttaatttttattttcatactgtagttgatttacaatgctgtgttagttccatatgtacagcaaagtgattcagatagacatatacacatatccattctttttcagattcttttcccatataggttattacaaaggcCATATAGGTTTTTACAATAGATTGAGTAGAGTTGTCTGTTCAGtaagtaggtccttattgattatatattttatatacagtagtgtgaaggacaaggaagcctggtctactgtagttcatggggtcagacatgacttagcaactgaacaacaacacttcacttagtatgataatctctaggtccctcGATATGTTTACAGGTGACATAACTTCATCCTTTGTTATGGCTGATATGCCATCGTATtgcgcatgctaagttgtttcagttgtgtctgactctgcgaccctatggactgtagtcttcctctatctatgagattctccaggcgaggatactggagtgggttgttgtgtcCTCCTCctgggatctaacctgcatctcttatgtctcctgcattggcaagagggttctttatcactcgtgccacctgggaagcccatgtattagGTTGTGTAATTaggttttattcagttcagttcagttcagtctctcagtcgtgtccgactctttgcgaccacatgaatcccagcatgccaggcctccctgtccatcaccaactcccggagttcactcagactcacgtccatcgagtccgtgatgccatccagccatctcatcctcggtcatccccttcttctcctgccccgaatccctcccagtatcaaagtcttttccaatgagtcaactcttcacatgaggtggccaaagtattggagtttcagctttagaatcattctttccaaagaaatcccagggctgatctccttcagaatggactggttggatctccttgcagtccaagggactctcaagagtcttctccaacaccacagttcaaaagcatcaattctccggcgctcagccttcttcacagtccaactctcagatccatacatgaccacaggaaaaaccatagccttgactagacggaccttagtcggcaacgtaatgtctctgcttttgagtacgctatctaggttggtcataacttttcttccaaggagtaagcgtctttgaatttcatggctgcagtcaccatctgcagtgattttggagcctccaaaaataaagtctggcactgtttccactgtttcccatctatttcccatgaagtgatgggaccagatgccatgatcttcgttttctgaatgttgagctttaagccaactttttcactctcctatttcactttcatcaagaggctctttagttcttcttcactttctgccataagggtggtatcatctgcatatctgaggttattgatatttctcccagcaatcttgattccagcttgtgtttcttccagtccagcgtttctcatgatgtactctgcatataagttaaataagcagggtgacaatatacagccttgacgcactccgtttcctatttggaaccagtctgttgttccatgtccagttctaactgttgcttcctgacctgcatacaggtttctcaaggggcagctcaggtggtctggtattcccatctctctcagaattttccagtttattgtgatccacacagtcaaaggctttggcatagtcaataaagcagaagtagatgtttttctggaactctcttgctttttcgatgatccagcggatgttggcaatttgatctctggttcctctgccttttctaaaaccagcttgaacatctggaagttcatggttcacgtattgctgaagcctggcttggagaattttgagcataactttactagcatgtgagatgagtgcagttgtgtggtagtttgagcattctttggcattgcctttctttgggattggaatgaaaacggaccttttccagtcctgtggccactgctgagttttccaaatttgctggcatattgagtgcagcactttcacagcatcatctttcaggatttgaaatagctcaactggaattccgtcacctccactagctttgttcgtagtgatgctttctaaggcccgcttgacttcacattccaggatgtctggctctagatgagtgatcacaccattgtgattatccgggtcgtgaagatcttttttgtacagttgttctgtgtattcttgccaccttttcttaatatcttctgcttctgttaggtccataccatttctgtcctttattgagcccatctttgcatgaaatgttcccttggtgtctctaattttcttgaatagatctctagtctttcccattctgttgttttcctctatttctttgcattgattgctgaggaaggctttcttatctctccttgctattctttggaactctgcatgcagatgcttgtatctttccttttctcctttgctttttgcttttcttcttttcacagctatttttaaggcctcctcagacagccattttgcttttttgcatttcttttccatggggatggtcttgatccctgtctcctaggTTGTATTAGGCAAATATAATTAGATTGTAATTAGTCtatgtattaggttggtgcaaatgtaattgcaGTTTTTGTGTTGTTGAAATTTGCCTTTTGATCttgaatacattcttaaataaatgtggttatgttatatcattttaatgtgcatttcttgcttCATGTTTTTTTGTTAATGACTTAGTACATGctgtttattttagactatgaaaatgatgttagacaaaaagcatattcaggtgattttctttttgacttcaaaatgggttgtaaaggaATGGAGATAGACAACTCGGAATGTTttgcccaggaactgctaatgaacacaGTGCAGCAATGGTTCCAGAAGTTTTGCCAAGGAGATGAGAGTTTTAAAGATGAGGAGTAcacagtgttcattgtagcactgtttataatagccaggacatgaaagcaacctagatgtccatcagcagatgaatggataagaaagctgtggtacatatacacaatggagtattactcagccattaaaaagaatacatttgaatcagttctaatgaggtggatgaaactggagccgattatacagagtgaagtaagccagaaagaaaaacaccagtacagtatactaacacatacatatggaatttagaaagatggtaatgatgatcctgtatgggagacagcacaagagacacagatgtatagaacagtcttttggactctgagggagagggagagggtgggatgatttgggagaatggcattgaaacatgtataatatcatatatgaaacaaattgccagtccaggttcaatgcatgatactggacgcttggggctggtgcactgagacgacccagaggaatggtacggggagggaggagggaccagggttcaggatggggaacacgtgtatacctgtggcagattcatgttgatgtatggcaaaaccaatacagtattgtaaagtaaaataaagtaaaataaagtaaaaaataaaataaaaaagtacaaatcaaaataaataaataaatacagatgaGGAGTACAGTGGCCAGCCATTGAAAGTTGACAGTGACCAATTGAGAGCCATCATTAAGCTGATCCTCCTAAAACTACACAAGAAGTTTCCAAAGAACTCAACACTGGCAATTCTGTGGTCTTTGGGCATTTgtagcaaattggaaaggtgagaagcttaataagtgggtgcctcagaAGCTGACTACAAATCAAAAAAATGattgttttgaagtgttgtcttctcttcttgtccacaacaatgaaccatttctcgatTGTGACATGCgacgaaaagtggattttatacaacaactGGTGATGACCaactcagtggttggaccaagaagaagctccaaagctcttttcaaagccaaacttgcactaAAAAGGTCTTGGGCACTCACTGTTTGATGGTGTCTCATCCatgacagctttctgaatcctggagaAACCAttgcatctgagaagtatgctcaacAAATTGATGAGGTGCACCAAAAACTGTAACACCTGCAGCTGATATtcgtcaacagaaagggcccagttcttctccacaACAACACCTGACTGCATGTTGTACAACCAATGCTTTACAAGTTGACCAAATTGGGGTACAAAGTTTTGTCTCATCCGCAATATTCACTTGCCCTCTCATCAACCAattaccacttcttcaagcatctcaacaattttttgcagggaaaatggttccacaaccagcaggaggcagaaaatgctttccaagagcaTTTCCAAAATGATTTCCAAGTTGAATCccaaagaacagatttttttttaatataaattgatttattttaattggaggttaattactttacaatattgtattgttttgccatacatcaacatgagtctgccacaggtatacacatgttccccatcctgaaccccgctccctcctccctccccgtgccatccctctgagtcgtcccagtgcaccagccccaagcatccagtatcatgcatcgaacctcgACTGGCGATTCGTtgcatgtatgatattatacatgtttcaatgccattctcccaaatcatcccaccctctcgctctcccacagagtccaaaagactgttctatacatctgtgtct carries:
- the LOC132659148 gene encoding uncharacterized protein LOC132659148 encodes the protein MEKKCKKAKWLSEEALKIAVKRRKAKSKGEKERYKHLHAEFQRIARRDKKAFLSNQCKEIEENNRMGKTRDLFKKIRDTKGTFHAKMGSIKDRNGMDLTEAEDIKKRWQEYTEQLYKKDLHDPDNHNGVITHLEPDILECEVKRALESITTNKASGGDGIPVELFQILKDDAVKVLHSICQQIWKTQQWPQDWKRSVFIPIPKKGNAKECSNYHTTALISHASKVMLKILQARLQQYVNHELPDVQAGFRKGRGTRDQIANIRWIIEKAREFQKNIYFCFIDYAKAFDCVDHNKLENSERDGNTRPPELPLEKPVCRSGSNS